The following coding sequences are from one Lolium rigidum isolate FL_2022 chromosome 6, APGP_CSIRO_Lrig_0.1, whole genome shotgun sequence window:
- the LOC124661097 gene encoding protein Mpv17-like has translation MKAIGSGGEWWWNLPSIRRKNDSRRRGRRNQDARGRRRGPPREPLSSSSESVGQSSGWPLDFPFKQAVTAACLTLTGDTIAQVHRRIMDRRSRGPEAADNKALIPDLLLNHDLLRSLRIASYGFLLYGPGSYAWYQFLDQTMPKQTLASLSTKVVLNQIVLGPCVIAIIFAWNNLWLGKLSELPSKYQNDALPTLLNGFKFWIPVSIVNFGMIPLPARVGFMSSCSIFWNFYLSTTMNK, from the exons ATGAAAGCCATTGGAAGCGGCGGCGAGTGGTGGTGGAACCTCCCGTCTATCCGCCGAAAGAACGACtcgcgccgccgcggccggcggAACCAAGACgctcgcggccgccgccgcggaccCCCGCGGGAGCCCCTCTCATCGTCGTCGGAATCCGTCGGCCAAAGCAGCGGGTGGCCCCTCGACTTCCCATTCAAGCAGGCCGTGACCGCTGCCTGTCTCACCCTCACCGGCGACACAATTGCGCAGGTCCACCGCCGCATCATGGACCGCCGAAGCCGCGGTCCCGAAGCCGCCGACAACAAG GCTCTCATACCAGATCTATTGCTGAACCATGATTTGCTTCGCTCGCTTCGTATAGCTTCTTATGGATTCCTTCTCTATGGGCCGGGCTCATATGCATGGTATCAGTTCCTCGATCAGACTATGCCCAAGCAAACATTGGCGAGTCTGTCCACTAAg GTCGTACTGAACCAGATTGTTCTTGGTCCTTGTGTTATTGCTATAATTTTCGCCTGGAACAACTTATGGTTAGGGAAATTGTCAGAATTGCCATCTAAATATCAGAATGATGCCCTTCCCACTCTTCTCAATG GGTTCAAATTTTGGATTCCAGTATCAATTGTTAACTTTGG GATGATTCCTTTGCCTGctcgtgttggcttcatgtcctcTTGTTCCATTTTTTGGAACTTTTACTTGTCGACCACAATGAACAAATGA
- the LOC124665284 gene encoding protein STICHEL-like 3 encodes MPVPDRAAAAAGGGGGGHHRGHAHLANCIHLRHHHAHASAGPASSSGRRRSPTSAALMRDLLALQRSRSLRDPSTRRSVESAKVAADPDPYTDDDEDATGSVSLTAKSRRSATALKTLLDQLSENPHPKPARRPRRRFKRGTGRRAGPNATTGTSKGPDRAAAALSANSSSQEAVCDGRYLFRDGAGGGDHAPQGQEDSRNVCGIPWNWSRLHHRGKSILDLAGRSLSCGLADPNNKASSAAAPAGRESEAAHLGGSHSLFPVKSERLASSTSSDSDALPLLVEAGAHTGIGAGSYSGELGIFSNRTSSIDSSDLLSSARSAQNSHSHSHPTRGGRHQSLTQKFAPRTFKDVVGQSLVVQALSNAVLRRKIGLVYVFYGPHGTGKTSCARVFAKALNCRSAGHPRPCDACGSCVAHNVGKSRSVVEIGPVGGVDMDGIADVLDSVTLSPAPAHYRVFIFDDCDTLPADTWSVISKVIDRAPRRVVFVLVGPDLDLPHMVLSRCQKFFFPKLKECDIVNTLQWISTSESLDVDRDAMRLIASRSDGSLRDAEMTLDQLSLLGQRISLSLVQELVGLVSDDKLVDLLDLALSADTVNTVKTLRDITETGVEPLALMSQLATIITDILAGSYTFARERLRRKFFKRPTLSKNDMEKLRQALKTLSEAEKQLRVSNDKATWLTAALLQLAPDKQYMLPSSSTSSSFNRGVLPGSFPDKDVAWHSAIEHNGNIASTSYGEMRSIEHTSNRNGLLASVGKANERSKHNKTENEMIWQAALENIQSDTLRKMMAKEGKLRSVSLGTAPTVQLIFSSRVNKSKAESFRGLILQAFESVLHSAIILEIRYESKNDARAGHDPSSYVENDSSNMALRRSFSKHSPLSSGEGEIIEVGPSHMHRHAEADKGVLDINERKKDNIWEDALSSPNQEGVISQGGRNGNKQRRQNSIVKGKVSLAHVISKAEACSQGGGWSRRKALSIAEKLEQENLRLEPRSRSILCWRTSKTRRKLSSFKVRTGRSQAVSRLILCGRCISTKSPR; translated from the exons ATGCCGGTGCCGgaccgtgccgccgccgccgcaggcggcggcggcggcgggcaccacCGCGGCCACGCGCACCTCGCCAACTGCATCCACCTGCGCCACCACCACGCGCACGCCTCAGCCGGGCCGGCCTCCTCGTCGGGCCGGAGGCGGAGCCCCACGTCCGCCGCGCTCATGCGCGACCTCCTCGCCCTCCAGCGCTCGCGCTCGCTCCGGGACCCCTCCACGCGCCGCTCCGTCGAGTCCGCCAAGGTGGCCGCCGACCCCGACCCCTacaccgacgacgacgaagacgccacCGGCTCCGTCTCCCTCACCGCCAAGTCCCGCCGCAGCGCGACCGCGCTCAAGACGCTCCTCGACCAGCTCTCCGAGAACCCGCACCCCAAGCCGGCCAGACGCCCCCGCCGCCGCTTCAAGCGCGGGACCGGCCGCCGCGCCGGCCCCAACGCCACCACCGGCACCAGCAAGGGCCCGGATCGCGCCGCCGCGGCGCTCTCCGCGAACTCCAGCTCGCAGGAGGCCGTGTGCGACGGCAGGTACCTCTTCCgcgacggcgccggcggcggggacCACGCGCCGCAGGGGCAGGAGGACTCGCGGAACGTCTGCGGCATCCCGTGGAACTGGTCGCGCCTCCACCACCGCGGCAAGTCCATCCTCGACCTGGCCGGACGGAGCCTCTCCTGCGGCCTCGCCGACCCCAACAACAAGGCTTCTTCCGCCGCGGCGCCGGCGGGGCGCGAATCTGAGGCGGCGCACCTCGGCGGCTCGCACTCACTCTTCCCGGTCAAGTCCGAGCGCCTGGCGTCCTCGACCAGCTCCGACTCCGACGCCCTGCCTCTGCTCGTCGAGGCGGGCGCACACACCGGCATTGGCGCCGGGAGCTACTCGGGCGAGCTCGGGATATTCTCCAACCGGACCAGCTCCATAGACTCCTCCGACCTCCTGTCCTCGGCCCGCTCTGCCCAGAACTCCCACTCGCACTCCCACCCAACCCGCGGCGGCCGGCACCAGTCCCTCACGCAGAAGTTCGCCCCGAGAACATTCAAGGACGTGGTGGGGCAGAGCCTGGTGGTGCAGGCGCTGTCCAACGCGGTGCTCCGCCGAAAAATCGGGCTGGTGTACGTCTTCTACGGGCCGCACGGGACCGGCAAGACCTCTTGCGCGCGGGTCTTCGCCAAGGCGCTCAACTGCCGCTCGGCCGGCCACCCGCGGCCCTGCGACGCCTGCGGCTCCTGCGTCGCGCACAACGTCGGCAAGAGCCGGAGCGTCGTGGAGATCGGGCCCGTGGGCGGCGTCGACATGGACGGGATCGCCGACGTGCTCGACAGCGTCACGCTCTCGCCCGCGCCCGCGCACTACAGGGTGTTCATATTCGACGACTGCGACACGCTGCCGGCCGACACCTGGAGCGTCATCTCCAAGGTGATCGACCGGGCGCCCCGCCGCGTGGTGTTCGTCCTTGTCGGGCCCGACCTCGACCTTCCTCACATGGTCCTCTCGAGATGTCAGAAGTTCTTCTTCCCCAAGCTCAAGGAGTGCGACATCGTCAACACCTTGCAGTGGATTTCCACCAGTGAAAGCCTGGATGTTGACAGGGATGCGATGAGGTTGATCGCATCCCGTTCGGATGGATCCTTGAGAGATGCGGAGATGACTCTTGATCAGCTCAGTTTGCTGGGGCAGAGGATCTCTCTGTCTCTTGTCCAAGAACTA GTTGGTTTGGTATCTGATGACAAGCTGGTTGATCTGCTTGATTTGGCACTATCTGCTGATACTGTGAACACAGTGAAGACATTACGGGACATTACAGAAACCGGGGTTGAGCCTTTGGCACTGATGTCTCAGCTTGCCACAATAATTACCGACATCCTGGCTGGTTCCTACACATTCGCAAGAGAAAGACTACGAAGAAAGTTCTTCAAACGTCCAACCT TGTCAAAAAACGATATGGAAAAACTACGCCAGGCCTTGAAAACACTGTCGGAAGCTGAAAAACAGTTGAGGGTTTCTAATGAcaaggcaacatggcttacaGCTGCTCTGCTTCAGCTTGCTCCAGACAAGCAGTATATGCTGCCAAGTTCATCAACAAGCTCAAGTTTCAACCGCGGTGTATTGCCTGGTTCCTTTCCTGATAAGGATGTAGCATGGCACTCGGCTATTGAGCATAATGGTAATATAGCAAGCACTTCTTATGGGGAAATGAGAAGCATTGAACATACATCAAATCGCAATGGTTTGTTAGCCAGTGTTGGCAAAGCAAATGAGCGATCTAAACATAACAAAACTGAAAATGAGATGATCTGGCAAGCTGCACTTGAGAATATTCAGTCAGATACACTGAGAAAAATGATGGCCAAAGAAGGAAAGCTAAGATCCGTCAGCCTAGGCACTG CACCCACAGTGCAACTGATATTCAGTTCACGCGTAAATAAGTCCAAAGCTGAAAGCTTCAGGGGACTAATTCTGCAGGCATTTGAGTCTGTTCTTCATTCTGCTATAATACTTGAAATCCGATATGAATCAAAAAATGATGCGAGAGCAGGTCATGATCCATCTTCTTACGTGGAGAATGACTCCTCCAACATGGCACTAAGGAGGTCCTTCTCCAAACATAGTCCACTTTCTTCTGGAG AAGGCGAGATCATTGAAGTCGGTCCTTCTCACATGCATCGTCATGCTGAAGCAGATAAGGGTGTTCTTGATATAAATGAAAGAAAGAAGGATAATATATGGGAAGATGCTTTGTCGTCACCAAACCAAGAGGGTGTGATTAGTCAAGGAGGAAGAAATGGAAATAAACAGCGTCGACAAAACAGCATAGTAAAAGGAAAGGtatcgcttgctcatgttatcAGTAAGGCAGAGGCTTGTTCTCAAGGAGGAGGCTGGTCTAGACGAAAAGCTTTGTCAATTGCAGAAAAGCTGGAACAGGAGAATTT GAGATTAGAGCCTAGATCAAGGAGTATACTTTGTTGGAGAACTTCCAAGACTAGACGGAAG CTCTCATCGTTTAAGGTCAGGACTGGAAGGTCACAAGCTGTATCACGGCTTATTTTGTGTGGAAGATGCATTTCCACAAAATCACCAAGATAA